One region of Mus musculus strain C57BL/6J chromosome 15, GRCm38.p6 C57BL/6J genomic DNA includes:
- the Apol10a gene encoding apolipoprotein L 10a, protein MDWNEILEDIRKVERRIVEKFIEDLTENFLRTDLRSLITEDGAWNGFLETAELSSEEKAALRDALKESSAQKPSGENDRPERKPQKEQILREVPQLKKKLEVHISKLRELADKLDLVHKCCTISNVVSLTLSAASGVLKLLDFVLSQIYGMPRRALSATSEGLGMASDMINITTTIVGESFRQSYESEARRLVGASINILYEIINITPMITVKLYYTVKDLVEAFKTLTGQIRAIRTAISNSDLGTQARNPASTGRSSGQGVPQMISRARIREIGLTVPFLEQDLRDLAQQFEVLKDGAKTESGGALRDLAHKLEENL, encoded by the exons ATGGATTGGAATGAGATCTTAGAGGACATTAGGAAAG TGGAACGTCGCATTGTTGAAAAATTCATTGAAGATCTCACAGAAAATTTCTTAAGAACAGATCTGAGGAGCCTTATAACTGAAGATGGAGCCTGGAATGGATTTTTGGAAACAGCAGAGTTGTCAAG TGAGGAGAAAGCTGCACTGCGTGATGCTCTGAAGGAGAGTTCAGCACAGAAGCCCTCTGGTGAAAATGACAGACCTGAAAGGAAGCCACAGAAAGAGCAGATTTTGCGAGAGGTTCCTCAGTTGAAGAAGAAACTTGAGGTCCATATCAGTAAGCTCCGAGAGCTGGCTGACAAACTTGACCTGGTGCACAAGTGCTGCACCATCTCCAATGTGGTGTCCCTCACTCTTAGTGCTGCTTCAGGAGTCCTCAAGCTCCTTGATTTTGTTCTGTCACAGATCTATGGAATGCCCAGGCGAGCACTCTCAGCAACCTCTGAGGGTCTGGGAATGGCATCAGATATGATTAATATTACTACCACCATTGTGGGAGAAAGTTTCAGACAGTCATATGAATCAGAAGCCAGACGCCTGGTTGGAGCCAGCATAAATATACTTTACGAGATTATAAATATCACTCCTATGATCACAGTCAAGCTTTATTATACAGTTAAGGATTTAGTTGAAGCCTTCAAAACCCTCACGGGTCAGATCCGAGCCATCAGGACAGCCATATCCAACTCTGACCTTGGAACACAGGCCAGGAACCCTGCATCCACTGGAAGAAGCTCTGGACAGGGTGTCCCCCAGATGATCAGTAGAGCCAGGATTAGAGAAATAGGGCTTACAGTTCCGTTCCTTGAACAGGATCTTCGGGACCTTGCGCAACAATTCGAGGTTTTGAAGGATGGGGCAAAAACAGAGTCAGGTGGAGCACTGCGGGACCTGGCTCACAAGCTGGAGGAGAACCTTTag